TCAACGGATATTTGCCAATTGATAAAGATGAAAAGAAATCGGCAATTCGTCATTTCGAGAAATTATCTTACGATAAAAATCAATCGCAATTATTCATTGAAACTCCATATAGAAATAATAAACTCATTGAAGACCTTTTGCAGATTTTAAGTCCGTCAACACATTTATGTATTGCGACTGATATTACTTTGCCGACAGAATTCATTAAAACCCTAAAAGTTTCGGATTGGAAGAAGTTAAAAATTGATATTGATAAGCGCCCGACTATTTTTATTATTCATAAAATGTAAACTAACTTTACAACCATCATTCATGAAAAAGTTTTTATTACTAATTTTAATTTGTTCGGCACAAAATATATTTTCTCAAAGTGACGAAGGCAGACCGTATATAAGTGATGCTGAAAGAGCTGCTTTTGAAGAAAATCAAATTTACAATACAGCAGGAATAGAAGTTAAACCTGAATTCCCAGGTGGTCAAGAAGCATTAGAACACTTTTTAAAAGACAATTTTAAAAATGCAGAAAAAGACTTAAAAGGAAAAGTATATGCCACATTTATTGTTGAGAGAAATGGATCTTTAAGTGATATAAAAATTTTGAGAGATCTTGGATATGGAACGGGTGCTGAAGCAATTAGAGTTTTAAAAAAATCTCCTAATTGGATTCCAGGAAAACTTAAAAACAAAACAGTTAGAGTTTTATATGCTTTACCTATAGTTGTAAATTAACACCTTCAACTTTTTGCAAAAACTACTGCTCTATAACCAGACTTTAATTATGAGTAAACTCCCAAACGTAACCACAAGCATATTTACGGTAATGTCAAAAATGGCAGCCGAATATAATGCAATAAATCTTTCGCAGGGATTTCCAAATTTCCCTGTAGATGAAAGATTAACTGATATTGTTTCGAGATTAGCAACGGAAAACGTACACCAATACACACCAATGGCAGGTTATCCTCCATTGATGAATAAAATTGCCAAACTAACTTTAGATTCTTATAAAAGAACGATAAATCCTGAAACAGAACTTTTGGTTACGGCTGGCGCTACTCAGGGAATTTTTACCACAATTTTAGCTTTAGTGAAAGAAAATGATGAAGTAATTATTCTTGATCCGAGCTACGATTCTTATGAATCTCCAGTTTTACTTTGTAAAGCTAAACCCGTGAGAGTTGCCCTAAATGATGACTATACTCCAAATTGGGAAACGATAGAAAAAGCCTGTTCTGCTAAAACCAGAATGATGATTATCAACAATCCTCATAATCCGACAGGGAAAATTTTAACCGAAAATGATTTTATTCAGTTAAAAAATCTTCTAGAAAAATATCCTGACATCATCATTTTGTCTGATGACGTTTACGAATACATTACTTTCGAAGAAAAACATATTTCGGCACATACCAAAGATTTCCTTTTAGATCGTTGTGTAATGGTTTCTTCCTTTGGAAAATCTTTTCATATTACAGGCTGGAAAATTGGCTACACCATTGCTCCAGAACATTTAATGAAAGAAATCAAAAAAGTTCATCAATTTTTAGTTTTTAGTGTAAACAGTATTTCACAATTTGCTATCAGCGAATATTTAAATATTGTTGACGTTAATCTTCTTGGAAAATTCTATCAAGAAAAAAGAGATTATTTTCAGAAACTGCTTCAAAACAGCCGTTTTGAGTTGAAAGCTTGTGAAGGAACTTATTTTCAAGTTGCTTCTTATGCCAACATTTCAGATGAAGACGATGTTACTTTTTGCAAAAATCTTATTATCGATCACGGAGTTGCTGCAATACCTATTTCAACCTTCTATTCAGATCATA
The Flavobacterium humidisoli DNA segment above includes these coding regions:
- a CDS encoding methionine aminotransferase, which produces MSKLPNVTTSIFTVMSKMAAEYNAINLSQGFPNFPVDERLTDIVSRLATENVHQYTPMAGYPPLMNKIAKLTLDSYKRTINPETELLVTAGATQGIFTTILALVKENDEVIILDPSYDSYESPVLLCKAKPVRVALNDDYTPNWETIEKACSAKTRMMIINNPHNPTGKILTENDFIQLKNLLEKYPDIIILSDDVYEYITFEEKHISAHTKDFLLDRCVMVSSFGKSFHITGWKIGYTIAPEHLMKEIKKVHQFLVFSVNSISQFAISEYLNIVDVNLLGKFYQEKRDYFQKLLQNSRFELKACEGTYFQVASYANISDEDDVTFCKNLIIDHGVAAIPISTFYSDHKDQKLIRFCFAKDNFTLESAAKKLSEI
- a CDS encoding energy transducer TonB produces the protein MKKFLLLILICSAQNIFSQSDEGRPYISDAERAAFEENQIYNTAGIEVKPEFPGGQEALEHFLKDNFKNAEKDLKGKVYATFIVERNGSLSDIKILRDLGYGTGAEAIRVLKKSPNWIPGKLKNKTVRVLYALPIVVN